From Myotis daubentonii chromosome 7, mMyoDau2.1, whole genome shotgun sequence, a single genomic window includes:
- the ARL6IP6 gene encoding ADP-ribosylation factor-like protein 6-interacting protein 6 isoform X2 produces MSFVESAKRSSVLRRRRGTPVPFARPRLSALTQGDSWGEGEDDEEGYDQVARDLRAELSAGASSEPRKGALLPPEKDGSPVLPDKRNGFFSAEARSPARARRWPVRVLSILCALLFAVLLACLLAIAYQIVKDLHAENLKNEDDVDTGLLGFWTLLIISLTAGFSCCSFSWTVTYFDSFEPGMFPPTPLSPARFKKLTGHSFHMGYSMAILNGIVAALTVAWCLM; encoded by the exons ATGTCGTTCGTGGAGAGCGCGAAGCGCTCCTCTGTGCTGCGCCGTCGCCGCGGCACCCCCGTCCCTTTCGCTCGGCCGAGGTTATCCGCCTTGActcagggggacagttggggtgaAGGTGAAGACGACGAGGAGGGATACGACCAAGTAGCCCGCGACCTGCGGGCGGAACTGTCCGCGGGGGCGTCGTCGGAGCCTAGAAAGGGCGCGCTGCTCCCGCCGGAGAAGGACGGCTCTCCCGTCCTGCCAGACAAACGCAACGGCTTCTTCTCGGCGGAGGCGCGCAGCCCAGCCCGGGCGCGGCGGTGGCCGGTGCGGGTCCTCTCGATTCTCTGTGCGCTGCTGTTTGCCGTCCTCCTCGCTTGCCTTCTCGCCATCGCCTACCAGATCGTGAAAG ACTTACATGCTGAGAATTTGAAGAATGAAGATGATGTTGACACGGGGCTATTAG GATTCTGGACTCTACTTATAATATCCCTAACTGCTGGGTTCTCCTGCTGCAGCTTTTCTTGGACAGTGACTTACTTTGACTCTTTTGAGCCAGGAATGTTTCCTCCTACTCCTCTTTCACCTGCCAGGTTCAA GAAACTTACTGGACATTCTTTCCACATGGGCTATAGCATGGCAATTTTGAACGGCATTGTAGCTGCTCTTACTGTTGCATGGTGCCTCATGTAA
- the ARL6IP6 gene encoding ADP-ribosylation factor-like protein 6-interacting protein 6 isoform X1 yields the protein MSFVESAKRSSVLRRRRGTPVPFARPRLSALTQGDSWGEGEDDEEGYDQVARDLRAELSAGASSEPRKGALLPPEKDGSPVLPDKRNGFFSAEARSPARARRWPVRVLSILCALLFAVLLACLLAIAYQIVKDLHAENLKNEDDVDTGLLGFWTLLIISLTAGFSCCSFSWTVTYFDSFEPGMFPPTPLSPARFKAPAGEPKAKWI from the exons ATGTCGTTCGTGGAGAGCGCGAAGCGCTCCTCTGTGCTGCGCCGTCGCCGCGGCACCCCCGTCCCTTTCGCTCGGCCGAGGTTATCCGCCTTGActcagggggacagttggggtgaAGGTGAAGACGACGAGGAGGGATACGACCAAGTAGCCCGCGACCTGCGGGCGGAACTGTCCGCGGGGGCGTCGTCGGAGCCTAGAAAGGGCGCGCTGCTCCCGCCGGAGAAGGACGGCTCTCCCGTCCTGCCAGACAAACGCAACGGCTTCTTCTCGGCGGAGGCGCGCAGCCCAGCCCGGGCGCGGCGGTGGCCGGTGCGGGTCCTCTCGATTCTCTGTGCGCTGCTGTTTGCCGTCCTCCTCGCTTGCCTTCTCGCCATCGCCTACCAGATCGTGAAAG ACTTACATGCTGAGAATTTGAAGAATGAAGATGATGTTGACACGGGGCTATTAG GATTCTGGACTCTACTTATAATATCCCTAACTGCTGGGTTCTCCTGCTGCAGCTTTTCTTGGACAGTGACTTACTTTGACTCTTTTGAGCCAGGAATGTTTCCTCCTACTCCTCTTTCACCTGCCAGGTTCAA